A genomic stretch from Chloroflexota bacterium includes:
- the rsmD gene encoding 16S rRNA (guanine(966)-N(2))-methyltransferase RsmD, with protein sequence MRVIAGTARGRLLVAPRGTATRPITDRVKETLFAILADRTADAQVLDLYAGSGAIGIEALSRGAAHCDFVEVARQAVAAIRENLRRTGLEDRGAVHQEDVGRHLAHHAAKAPDLVFLDPPYEERAILAPLERLLARLAPGASVVVKHHWRTPIPELRGLARWRERRFGETTLTFLVVDDKGDGVEE encoded by the coding sequence ATGCGCGTCATCGCCGGCACCGCGCGCGGTCGCCTGTTGGTCGCGCCGCGTGGCACCGCCACGCGGCCGATCACCGATCGCGTCAAGGAGACGCTCTTCGCCATCCTGGCCGACCGCACGGCGGACGCGCAGGTGCTCGACCTCTACGCCGGCAGCGGAGCCATCGGCATCGAGGCCCTGTCGCGCGGGGCGGCCCACTGCGACTTCGTGGAGGTTGCCCGCCAGGCCGTCGCCGCGATCCGCGAGAACCTGCGGCGCACCGGCCTGGAGGATCGGGGAGCGGTGCATCAGGAGGATGTCGGGCGCCACCTCGCCCATCATGCGGCGAAGGCACCTGACCTGGTCTTCCTGGATCCGCCGTACGAGGAGCGTGCTATCCTCGCGCCGCTCGAGCGGCTGCTGGCACGCCTCGCGCCGGGTGCGTCGGTCGTGGTGAAGCACCATTGGCGCACTCCGATTCCGGAGCTGCGCGGGCTCGCCAGATGGCGCGAGCGACGCTTCGGCGAAACGACACTGACCTTCCTGGTGGTGGACGACAAGGGCGATGGAGTGGAGGAGTGA